The DNA region AATTACACTTGCCATATTTTACCTCCGGAACTTTCAAAAAGGTTGACGACAGCTATTCTGTCGAGATTTCGCTTTATCAAACGAAAAACAGCAAGTTGCTTAAAAAGCATGAGTTTACGGGCCCAGATATCTTTGCCTTAGCCGATGAAATTTCCGTGCAACTTAAAACGGATTTGGAATTGCCAAATATGCATATTCAGGAAACGAATGATTTACCGGTGGCTGAGATCTTGACCCATTCAGTGACTGCCTTCAAGAGTAAAATGGATGGATTAGTTACTTTGTTGATTGATCAGGACTGGCGAAAAGCGCAAGCCAGCTATGAATTGGCCATTAAAGAAGACCCAACATTTGCCGTAGCGTACATGGAGTTGGGATGAGCAACTGGCCGAGTACAAAAAAATCTGGGAGCTCGATCCCGAACGGTACGAAACATTGCGAACCATCGGTACCTTATATCAAGTCAAAGGCGAGTTCGATGAAGCGTTGAAGTACTTCAATCAATACGCGAGTCAATTTCCAGAAGACCCGAAATCTTTTACTTCGATTGGCGGTCTGTATAAAGAAATGGCAGACTATGAACAAGCAAATGCAAATTACGAGAAAGCACTGCTTCTGGATCCGAGAAGTGTTTCGGTGCAGCTAACTTTGGCGAATATTGACTCGGAATTGGGCCACTTTGAACAAGCGTTTGCTCAGTATCAGGAAGCGCTGGCAGCGAGTGCTTCTCCGAAAGACAAACTGGACGTGTACAACGCGCTGGAAAAATATTATGTGAAACAAGGCCAAATAAAGAAGTCAATTGAATACATGCACCTTAAGATGGCCGAAATGGAAAAATTTTCCCCGCCGTTGCTGGTGCTATTTCGCCGAATAAGCACTTTGGATTCTTATGTGATGGCGCAATGTGTAATTAGGTTCTGCTGAAAATCCTTGACAGTTAAATCTTTCTCGCTTATCTTTCCAAATTCTCCTGTCATTTATTCTCTAAAGACTATGATCGGCAAAACAATCTCACATTACAAAATCATCGAGAAGCTTGGCGAAGGCGGTATGGGTGTCGTTTACAAAGCCGAGGACACCAAACTCAAACGCACCTCGCCTTGAAATTCCTACCTCGAGACCTAAACCGTGACGAAGAATATAGATCGGATTCAAACTACCCTGTAAAAAATGTTGCTATAGTTGTACAACCACACCAACAAATATCAATTGGCCAAAATAGAAAATATGGGGGCGTAGAGAGAAGTGTAACATACCTCATAGAAGGACTTATTGAAAGGGGCATTGATGTAACATTATATACTGCTAAAGAGTGTAGTCTAGGTTGTAATATAAGACGTCCCATAGGGATTTTTAATGGAGAATTTGGACAACAAATGGATCCAACACAACTTGCAGCTTATTCTAGAAAAATACGCGAAGACTTAGAGAGGGAGAATTTTGATGTTGTTAATAATCATTACGACCCTATAACTTTTCTTACTCTTCAAGGGATTAGAACTCCAACACTTACTACATTGCGAGGACCTGCAAATGAAGAGAATGTAACTGTTTTTGGATCTTTTCCTGAATCAAATTTTTCTGCTGTTTCTAACCATCAAAAAAAATTATATCCTCAAAATATGACCTTTGTAGGCGTTGTGCATAATTCAATTGATGATAAACATCCATTTTCAAATAATAAAAGAAAATATCTTTTTTCAGTAAGTAGAATCCAGCGATATAAAGGTCAAAGAAACGCAATAGAAATTGCAAAAAAAAGCGGATTAGATTTAATTATAGCAGGAAATTCTCTTGATGAAGAATTTTTCAATGGAGAAATTCAACCCCATCTTACAAAGGATCTTAGTAAGCCAAGTAAACAAAAAGAGAGAAAAGACTTTATAGAAGATACCCCAAACCATCAACAAACTGAAAGATCTGTTACATATGTAGGAGAAATTACAGAACAAGAAAGAGATAGACTCATGAGACATGCAAAAGCTTTTTTATTTCCAATTGAGGGAGAAGATTCTTGTCCTAGAGTTCTGTTAGAAGCAGGAATTGTAGGAACTCCTATAATTGCTTTTAATACAAGTGTTATACCTGAGATGATTGAACAAGGTAAAACTGGTTTTTATGGGAGATCAATTGATGAATTAGTAGGATTCACGAGAAGAACAAATGAAATAATTCCAGCAGATTGTCGTGAACACATTTTAAGAAATTTTAATAATAGCAGAATGGTTGACGGCTATCTTGATTTATATGAGAAAGTTGTTACAATAAATTAAATTAAACAAAAATGAATAGTAAAAAAACTCTTTATATTGGAGCACACGCTGATGATGTAGCTATAAATGCAGGTATAACAATACATAGAAATCCTGATAAGGCGTACATCTTGACTGTAACTAATGGGGTCTCTTTTGCTAATTATCCTATGGTGTTGGGAGGGGTTACTTTAGACAGTCATGAGGCATATGTTCAACAGAGATTAGAAGAAGATAAAGCAGCTATGCATGTTCTAGGGGTGGATATAGATAAGAGATTTACAAATAGTAAGATTCCTTGTAGAGAAACTTATAAATACCTAGAACAGATTGTTGAAATAATCACAACATTAATAAAGACGGAAAAAATAAAAAGGATCATGACTCATAGTTTTCCAGGAGAGTCTCATCCTGCTCATCCAGATCATGAAATAGTCTCAGTTTGTTCGTATATTGTTGGAAATGAATGTGGGATTGAAGTATGGGAATATCCTAGGTTCATGTCAAATTGTACTAACATACAAACAGATAGAATATTTTTAAATGAAGATGTGATGGAAATAGTTAGATATGATTTTACTTCTGAAGAAACTGCGTTTAGGGATGAACTAATGCAAAATTATCTAACTCAAGGATTTATTAGAGAGAAATATAGAACAACCAGTGAAATGTTTGGCAGAGCAACACGTAACCCCAAAATTATTCCTGATACAACTCATTTTTATGTTGGTGCAGATTACAAACCAGGACTTCGAGATATAAGGGTAGCCATAACTGATTTTTTAAAAGAGAGTTCATGCGTTTAAATTGATGAGTTTATAACAAACAATAAAATTCAAATTACTTTATATCGATCCAAACTTATTTTATAGACTATTCTAGCCATTATTTGTTTTAAGAGCAGTTTGGGCTTTTTAGCAGATAATTCAGTATCGGAACGAAAATAAAGTGAAGCA from candidate division KSB1 bacterium includes:
- a CDS encoding PIG-L family deacetylase; translation: MNSKKTLYIGAHADDVAINAGITIHRNPDKAYILTVTNGVSFANYPMVLGGVTLDSHEAYVQQRLEEDKAAMHVLGVDIDKRFTNSKIPCRETYKYLEQIVEIITTLIKTEKIKRIMTHSFPGESHPAHPDHEIVSVCSYIVGNECGIEVWEYPRFMSNCTNIQTDRIFLNEDVMEIVRYDFTSEETAFRDELMQNYLTQGFIREKYRTTSEMFGRATRNPKIIPDTTHFYVGADYKPGLRDIRVAITDFLKESSCV
- a CDS encoding tetratricopeptide repeat protein; the encoded protein is MRTIGTLYQVKGEFDEALKYFNQYASQFPEDPKSFTSIGGLYKEMADYEQANANYEKALLLDPRSVSVQLTLANIDSELGHFEQAFAQYQEALAASASPKDKLDVYNALEKYYVKQGQIKKSIEYMHLKMAEMEKFSPPLLVLFRRISTLDSYVMAQCVIRFC
- a CDS encoding glycosyltransferase; translated protein: MKFLPRDLNRDEEYRSDSNYPVKNVAIVVQPHQQISIGQNRKYGGVERSVTYLIEGLIERGIDVTLYTAKECSLGCNIRRPIGIFNGEFGQQMDPTQLAAYSRKIREDLERENFDVVNNHYDPITFLTLQGIRTPTLTTLRGPANEENVTVFGSFPESNFSAVSNHQKKLYPQNMTFVGVVHNSIDDKHPFSNNKRKYLFSVSRIQRYKGQRNAIEIAKKSGLDLIIAGNSLDEEFFNGEIQPHLTKDLSKPSKQKERKDFIEDTPNHQQTERSVTYVGEITEQERDRLMRHAKAFLFPIEGEDSCPRVLLEAGIVGTPIIAFNTSVIPEMIEQGKTGFYGRSIDELVGFTRRTNEIIPADCREHILRNFNNSRMVDGYLDLYEKVVTIN